In one window of Pseudomonadota bacterium DNA:
- a CDS encoding FecR family protein, whose amino-acid sequence MLKNYKNNKSICRYSHTAGIMLSVFLFIIFCLLPAGAQASAESTGKFTYVKGRVDVLRGGKLPAEPVRVGTPVYVKDAVRTKSRSKARIRFNDGNIVSLAGRTRVDISDYVSESSGVLNLVRGKVRSVVSFLSKRISRSPTRFEVRTSNAIAGVRGTDYIVFYENAMTGVLVNKGTVETYNPQFPDDVVNITAGQITTVSKGKRPAPPRPATDSETDRHSGDTAPVDDDSDKKDDSTDTGDTDVKDDSTGDTDSGASDAGDTGSTEPGTADADSFATQVNAFSEMPPVPGDVLSPLTIATNPPDPIVPVSDPPPVSETQPEALTDTEPTPTTTGGTFITDQIFRSVSGTYYETEYAQTVSGIRYHYDAEYIQSPDGMGMGFADNGYAGFEMLYFPDGTSVKSDHDVTTKYSSWNITSIEELRPFPANSIWDPGSENFEINWYSEMAIDVLAQRPYDLFSGSFASTGYPWDSTAAPFTMGGTYSPYNGDYSKPDIYFSRLSGKFVTPAGTVNGAYIADTGGFLSAVRGAKGLFYGIYIGQDNTKAGVFKGLYEGSLSTSNGTWNTSGTLSSTVCNDNFAANAYGITQANLNSNVMEGSLFTWLDGSFTNNGSPVAGSFIGSMDMYGKTLSIKGENWGIYQIPIWVGGYGIPAAGYTDFTVYASGWGEIGYYKDSSNTWQPDFGYWFVPINGTANNGVITGSGNGGKFITKTKLGNISADLLGIGNTLANPDTFYSWQGDLAGAWEAEASLTFFSKFDTKTRRYKSQYNASYYESPTRHYWYWYSNNDKEGTIYFHDGTILKKREYNLDEGPLGKAMWTEFSYNTSSEQWVAYSTGTDYPSTFNDTFFNNLAGQMGFPSTASTHSYYYDYWDSIVAYMGGTGDLWSATSGSPAAFYLGGEYENDQYKPTVFAAYIDSYNAINGTHTTLDGKGAYKGFVSGYTIDDSVTGIIYATFVYKEGTQNKAGILIGSFAGTAYKDPEAWYGEGGLYPVYIDNTTIAPESLMGNIWESTDIVSGTGYFKIQGGPAEPVVNTGMPPSFDEAKSIYFYSGSRLWQINYSLSGGAYNGINYTDSWTSSTLLESNSLYYSPAAPDVRVIAGNDTIGSKWSDNEIKGKYYGYVAAYEPGDYPFTVIQVGNVRGTFDPTNYTCQTVAMGIGFETSAFLTMAADMTPGGGNDKLKQLGIPSVEVGNATMTGSGNNMNITMEKVAFFASNSGEPPKIWACGNGTDSYVMGTYTAAPVIGTGIPISGGGLTATFTPKVWDTTNKVWMSTIDNGTGGFNGSTSFRGAGAGKIDSPSSGVITGTASGTAK is encoded by the coding sequence ATGTTAAAGAACTATAAAAACAATAAATCGATTTGTCGGTACAGCCATACAGCCGGAATAATGCTGTCTGTTTTTTTATTTATCATATTTTGCCTTCTGCCGGCGGGAGCACAGGCATCGGCTGAATCAACCGGTAAATTTACCTATGTAAAAGGAAGAGTTGATGTGCTCAGAGGCGGTAAACTGCCGGCAGAACCGGTCAGGGTGGGAACCCCTGTTTATGTTAAGGATGCGGTAAGAACTAAAAGCAGGTCAAAGGCCAGAATCAGATTTAATGACGGAAATATTGTAAGCCTTGCTGGCCGGACAAGGGTGGATATAAGCGATTATGTTTCAGAAAGCTCGGGCGTATTGAATTTGGTAAGAGGCAAAGTGCGTTCCGTTGTTTCGTTTCTTTCAAAGAGAATTTCCAGATCGCCAACAAGATTTGAAGTCCGAACGTCAAATGCAATAGCCGGGGTCAGAGGCACTGATTATATTGTGTTTTATGAAAATGCTATGACCGGAGTTCTTGTTAATAAAGGGACGGTAGAAACATACAACCCACAGTTTCCCGATGATGTCGTAAATATTACTGCCGGTCAGATCACAACCGTATCTAAAGGCAAACGGCCCGCTCCTCCAAGACCCGCAACAGACTCCGAAACAGACAGGCATTCCGGGGATACTGCTCCTGTTGATGATGATTCGGATAAAAAAGATGACTCAACGGATACGGGAGATACGGATGTCAAAGATGATTCAACCGGGGATACGGATAGCGGAGCTTCGGATGCCGGAGATACCGGTTCAACAGAGCCAGGCACAGCTGATGCTGATAGCTTTGCCACTCAAGTAAATGCTTTTTCTGAAATGCCACCTGTGCCCGGAGATGTATTATCTCCTCTGACAATAGCAACTAATCCACCCGACCCGATTGTTCCTGTGTCGGATCCTCCTCCTGTATCAGAAACACAACCCGAAGCATTAACAGACACAGAGCCAACCCCAACCACAACCGGCGGAACCTTTATTACAGATCAAATATTCCGGTCTGTTTCCGGCACTTATTATGAGACTGAATATGCTCAGACAGTTAGCGGAATACGGTATCATTATGATGCCGAATATATACAGAGTCCCGACGGTATGGGTATGGGATTTGCTGACAATGGATATGCCGGATTTGAAATGCTGTATTTTCCCGATGGCACAAGTGTAAAAAGTGATCATGACGTGACAACCAAATACAGTTCATGGAACATTACAAGCATAGAGGAACTCAGACCCTTTCCAGCAAACAGCATATGGGACCCGGGCAGCGAGAATTTTGAAATCAACTGGTATTCTGAAATGGCGATTGATGTTCTGGCGCAGAGGCCTTATGACCTGTTCAGCGGCAGCTTTGCGAGTACGGGCTATCCATGGGATAGTACGGCAGCGCCATTTACAATGGGCGGCACATACTCACCTTATAATGGTGATTATTCAAAACCGGACATTTACTTTTCGCGACTGTCAGGTAAATTTGTAACCCCGGCAGGAACCGTAAATGGCGCGTATATTGCGGATACCGGAGGATTTTTATCTGCTGTTCGAGGGGCGAAAGGACTTTTTTACGGCATTTATATAGGCCAGGACAATACTAAAGCCGGCGTTTTTAAAGGATTGTATGAAGGCAGTCTGAGTACATCCAATGGCACATGGAATACAAGCGGAACATTATCTTCTACTGTATGTAATGATAATTTCGCAGCAAATGCCTATGGCATTACACAAGCCAACTTGAATTCAAATGTGATGGAAGGTAGCCTTTTTACCTGGCTGGACGGATCTTTTACAAACAATGGCTCCCCTGTAGCCGGATCTTTTATCGGCTCTATGGATATGTACGGCAAGACTCTCAGCATAAAGGGTGAAAACTGGGGAATTTACCAGATTCCGATATGGGTTGGCGGCTATGGCATACCGGCGGCCGGATATACGGATTTCACAGTTTATGCCAGCGGCTGGGGTGAAATAGGATATTATAAGGATTCTTCAAATACCTGGCAGCCTGATTTCGGATACTGGTTTGTCCCGATAAACGGCACCGCCAATAATGGGGTAATTACAGGTTCCGGAAATGGCGGCAAGTTTATCACAAAAACCAAACTGGGTAATATTTCTGCCGATCTTCTTGGAATAGGTAATACACTGGCTAATCCCGATACCTTTTATTCATGGCAGGGCGATCTTGCAGGAGCCTGGGAAGCTGAAGCATCGCTTACTTTTTTCAGCAAGTTTGATACAAAGACCAGACGATATAAATCTCAATACAATGCAAGCTATTATGAAAGCCCGACAAGACATTATTGGTATTGGTATTCCAATAATGATAAGGAGGGAACCATTTATTTTCATGACGGCACAATTTTAAAGAAAAGGGAATATAATCTGGATGAAGGGCCTTTAGGCAAAGCGATGTGGACTGAATTTTCCTATAACACCTCATCAGAACAATGGGTAGCATACTCAACCGGCACAGATTATCCATCAACTTTTAATGATACATTTTTTAATAATTTAGCCGGCCAGATGGGATTTCCTTCAACAGCTTCAACACATTCATATTATTATGACTATTGGGATTCGATTGTAGCATATATGGGAGGTACAGGTGATCTGTGGTCGGCAACATCAGGCTCGCCTGCAGCATTTTATCTGGGAGGGGAATATGAAAACGATCAATATAAACCAACCGTATTTGCAGCTTATATAGACAGCTATAATGCGATAAACGGTACTCATACTACATTAGACGGCAAAGGCGCTTACAAGGGTTTTGTTAGCGGGTATACTATAGATGATTCAGTAACGGGCATTATATATGCCACATTTGTTTATAAAGAAGGAACGCAAAACAAGGCGGGTATATTAATCGGCAGTTTTGCCGGCACAGCTTATAAAGATCCTGAAGCATGGTATGGTGAGGGCGGACTTTATCCTGTATATATAGATAATACTACTATTGCTCCCGAATCCCTTATGGGTAATATCTGGGAAAGTACGGACATTGTTTCAGGTACAGGCTATTTCAAAATACAGGGAGGCCCGGCAGAACCTGTAGTTAATACCGGAATGCCCCCCTCCTTTGATGAAGCAAAAAGCATTTATTTTTATTCCGGTTCCAGGCTATGGCAAATAAATTATTCACTGTCGGGTGGGGCATATAACGGAATTAATTACACCGATTCATGGACTTCATCTACACTGCTTGAAAGCAATTCCTTATATTATTCTCCCGCAGCCCCCGATGTCAGGGTGATTGCCGGAAACGATACTATTGGATCCAAATGGTCGGACAATGAAATAAAGGGCAAGTATTACGGATATGTCGCAGCATATGAACCGGGGGATTATCCGTTTACAGTTATTCAGGTTGGCAATGTACGGGGCACATTTGACCCTACCAATTACACATGTCAGACCGTTGCTATGGGTATAGGATTTGAAACATCGGCTTTTCTTACGATGGCTGCGGATATGACCCCCGGAGGAGGAAATGACAAACTAAAGCAATTAGGCATCCCGTCTGTTGAGGTCGGAAATGCAACAATGACAGGCAGTGGTAATAATATGAATATCACCATGGAGAAGGTCGCATTTTTTGCTTCAAACAGCGGTGAGCCACCAAAGATATGGGCGTGCGGCAATGGAACCGACAGCTATGTAATGGGAACATATACGGCAGCACCTGTTATAGGAACCGGCATACCTATATCCGGGGGCGGTTTGACTGCAACATTTACTCCCAAAGTATGGGATACAACGAATAAAGTCTGGATGTCCACTATTGATAACGGCACAGGCGGATTCAATGGTTCTACCAGCTTTAGGGGAGCAGGAGCAGGAAAAATAGACTCTCCGTCTTCAGGTGTAATAACAGGAACTGCTTCAGGAACTGCAAAATAG
- a CDS encoding tetratricopeptide repeat protein has translation MNKFKGYLISFFAILFILGVTVNIGAAGNLLEKGIAEYKAENYEESLVILIEARNQQPESSVAAFYTGLAFKQVGNLDEAQKHLKDAIRLTPPVVEAYTNLIEILYNLNKIEEAKKLIEKAEKENIKPSHIAFLKGLIFAKEGDAEAAIKSFQKAKTLDASISQAADFQIALAHAKKGKFKTARESLKAIVEVDPASELASFAKEYEKSIDKTLALHKTWNFSIGAAYQFDDNPVSADGAIVSKSEDSSMVNTFRASYNPYMEGPWTFGSIINFYANTYDTTDELNVINPSISLIPGYNFKNGILSVPVSYNHTWLHDHKYMSLASAKPTLNIMMVPGHIAQFSVGFSNREMLKPPLMKEEDRDGEIYNAGAGYIYPFANNKGMFNLRYEYSKTFTEGINWENYGNRLSAGMLFPVKHNVNLMLSGDIFIQRFNNEHTTFNLRRKDKVYSCSAGIIWEMVKGLNVNLQYYVTRTDSNITIYDYKRNIFTAGLEYRF, from the coding sequence ATGAATAAGTTTAAAGGCTACTTGATTTCGTTTTTTGCTATTTTGTTTATTTTAGGAGTGACTGTAAATATCGGTGCTGCTGGAAACCTTTTGGAAAAAGGCATTGCGGAATACAAAGCCGAAAATTATGAAGAGTCTCTCGTTATTTTAATTGAGGCAAGAAACCAGCAGCCGGAATCTTCGGTTGCCGCCTTTTATACCGGTCTTGCCTTTAAACAGGTCGGAAACCTCGATGAAGCACAAAAGCACTTAAAAGATGCGATCAGGCTGACTCCTCCCGTAGTTGAAGCTTATACGAATCTTATTGAGATATTATACAACCTCAACAAGATTGAAGAAGCAAAGAAGCTGATAGAAAAAGCTGAAAAAGAAAATATCAAACCCTCTCATATCGCCTTTCTAAAGGGCTTAATCTTTGCAAAAGAGGGCGATGCTGAAGCTGCTATAAAATCTTTTCAAAAGGCAAAAACTCTTGATGCTTCAATTTCCCAGGCAGCGGATTTCCAGATTGCCTTGGCTCATGCAAAAAAGGGAAAATTCAAAACGGCAAGAGAAAGCCTGAAAGCTATTGTAGAAGTTGATCCTGCATCCGAGCTTGCGTCCTTTGCAAAGGAATATGAAAAATCAATTGATAAGACTCTTGCGTTACACAAAACATGGAATTTTTCCATAGGGGCGGCATATCAGTTTGACGACAATCCTGTGTCGGCGGACGGTGCCATTGTATCAAAATCGGAAGACAGCAGTATGGTAAATACCTTCAGGGCGAGCTATAATCCCTATATGGAAGGGCCGTGGACTTTCGGAAGCATAATAAATTTCTATGCAAATACCTATGATACAACAGACGAACTTAACGTCATCAATCCATCCATATCTTTGATTCCCGGGTATAACTTCAAGAACGGAATTTTATCCGTGCCGGTATCATATAACCATACATGGCTGCATGACCATAAATATATGAGCCTGGCTTCCGCAAAACCAACATTGAACATAATGATGGTTCCGGGCCACATAGCCCAGTTTTCCGTGGGATTCAGCAACAGGGAAATGCTAAAACCGCCGTTGATGAAAGAAGAAGACAGGGACGGCGAAATATACAACGCCGGAGCAGGCTATATTTATCCGTTTGCAAATAATAAGGGGATGTTTAATCTTCGCTACGAATATTCAAAGACCTTTACAGAGGGCATAAACTGGGAAAACTACGGAAACAGACTCAGTGCCGGCATGCTCTTTCCTGTAAAACATAATGTAAATCTGATGCTCTCTGGCGATATTTTTATCCAAAGATTCAATAACGAGCATACAACATTCAATTTAAGAAGAAAAGATAAGGTCTATTCATGTTCTGCCGGAATAATATGGGAAATGGTCAAGGGTTTAAATGTCAACCTGCAGTATTATGTAACAAGGACCGATTCCAATATCACGATCTATGATTACAAAAGAAACATCTTTACGGCTGGTCTGGAATACAGGTTTTAG
- a CDS encoding sigma-54 dependent transcriptional regulator produces MRYRILVIDDDLVACEVLQEILVRAEYDVDICTSARDALKKDLSLYNLLISDIRMPDVDGLNLLDQVHKQWPELPVIIVTAYGSLETTMEALRLGASDYISKPFSPEAIRLKVKKVLDVRDLQQRHLIVHPETLQEPQFIGSSAVMVEFYKQLARAADAWDSVLIEGESGTGKELAARALHQLSSRRGNSFVALNCGAIPENLLESELFGYEKGAFTGADKSHKGLLALAQEGTFFLDEITEMSTALQGKLLRFMQNGEVRRLGGHEVENVVVRVVAAANRDVDEEIKKGRFRADLLYRFVVRIQTPSLKQHKEDLPQLVEYFMKKWGYTSVNISSEAMECIIAYDWPGNVRELENMLRQTLIMSPFSMIFPENLPGRFRHGKDKEQSQLTPLEEAEKKQILQMLNNTSWNQTKTSQLLGIDRKTLRVKIQRYGLTR; encoded by the coding sequence ATGCGTTATCGGATTCTAGTAATTGATGATGATTTAGTGGCTTGTGAGGTTTTACAGGAAATCCTAGTAAGAGCTGAATATGATGTTGATATATGTACTTCAGCCAGAGATGCCCTCAAAAAAGACTTATCTTTGTATAATCTTTTAATCAGCGATATACGCATGCCGGATGTAGATGGCCTTAATTTACTTGATCAGGTTCATAAGCAATGGCCTGAATTACCCGTAATCATTGTAACCGCATACGGTTCTCTGGAAACCACCATGGAAGCCCTTCGCCTCGGCGCATCTGATTATATAAGCAAACCATTTTCACCGGAAGCCATCCGTTTAAAGGTAAAAAAGGTTCTCGATGTCAGGGACCTGCAACAGAGACATCTCATAGTTCACCCTGAAACATTACAGGAGCCGCAATTTATAGGTTCTTCCGCTGTCATGGTTGAATTTTATAAGCAACTTGCACGTGCTGCCGATGCATGGGACAGCGTTTTGATAGAAGGTGAGAGTGGAACCGGAAAAGAACTGGCAGCCAGAGCACTTCATCAGCTGAGCTCACGCCGCGGAAATTCTTTTGTAGCGCTCAATTGTGGTGCTATCCCTGAAAACCTTTTGGAATCGGAACTATTCGGCTATGAGAAAGGCGCTTTTACAGGAGCAGATAAATCCCATAAAGGATTGCTTGCTTTGGCTCAGGAAGGTACATTTTTTTTAGATGAAATCACAGAAATGTCAACAGCACTCCAGGGGAAACTTTTGCGTTTTATGCAAAACGGAGAAGTCAGGCGTCTTGGTGGTCATGAGGTTGAAAATGTTGTGGTTCGTGTGGTAGCCGCAGCAAACAGGGATGTTGATGAGGAAATAAAAAAAGGCCGCTTCCGTGCTGACCTTTTATACCGCTTTGTAGTTCGAATACAAACACCTTCACTTAAGCAGCATAAAGAAGATTTGCCGCAGCTTGTAGAGTATTTTATGAAAAAGTGGGGTTATACTTCCGTTAATATTTCCAGTGAAGCTATGGAATGCATAATAGCATATGACTGGCCAGGCAATGTCCGTGAACTGGAAAATATGCTACGCCAAACATTGATAATGTCACCTTTTTCAATGATTTTCCCGGAGAACTTACCGGGGAGATTCCGACACGGGAAAGATAAGGAACAATCACAACTGACACCTCTGGAGGAAGCCGAAAAAAAACAGATCCTCCAGATGTTAAATAATACTTCCTGGAATCAGACAAAAACTTCCCAGCTGCTTGGTATTGATCGGAAAACTCTTCGGGTAAAAATCCAGCGGTATGGGTTAACCAGATAA
- a CDS encoding HAMP domain-containing protein yields the protein MTVRNRLMLITLLGLAITMIFWGWIQIGALDKIITDQQTKKLSNVAETTITYYQNFHTRYGVSVLDKTLKGQIQSDIQLARIDIFSVANDDVDYVAGANRVQYNWSETLVESVAKELKPIHIKINTENGPALGLLASAIMPGKNYKNRVVVGVIAFSQSGMEILNSAKHLLILSSAGLLVFILLVLYLSYGWIIRRPLKRIIGTIDEFQAGQYNRRISLNRKDEWKLLANHFNAMADKIEQVLAQYQELNLSLEKKILDATHNAVQLQKEVNQLQQITALGYLTANLAHDLGTPLHSIAGMARLLLESGNWPPDVGRKLELIVQQTQRLDTVIQNVRRATRLPEPHFETISIPELFNETLPLVDPLILKEDIQFSVTVEENMPPLHVDRYRFQIAILNLIENAVEAIQKRGEIHISASSLPDGNFILISVKDNGSGIPPELIEKVCEPFFSTHNDERMRGLGLAIVNGIVAKVHGGQIEIKSCQGSGTEVILHFPVAEKTPGKIISDN from the coding sequence ATGACCGTTCGTAATCGTCTTATGCTTATAACTTTATTAGGGCTGGCCATTACTATGATCTTTTGGGGCTGGATACAGATAGGCGCATTGGATAAAATAATAACAGACCAGCAGACTAAAAAGCTCAGCAATGTTGCAGAAACAACTATTACTTATTACCAGAACTTTCATACCCGTTACGGAGTGTCGGTTCTTGATAAAACTTTAAAAGGACAAATTCAAAGTGACATCCAGTTAGCGAGGATTGATATTTTTTCTGTAGCAAATGATGATGTTGATTATGTTGCAGGAGCAAACCGCGTTCAGTATAACTGGTCTGAAACTTTGGTAGAGTCGGTTGCAAAAGAACTAAAACCGATACATATTAAAATAAATACTGAAAACGGGCCAGCTCTTGGATTATTAGCTTCTGCCATAATGCCTGGTAAAAACTATAAAAACAGGGTTGTTGTAGGCGTAATTGCCTTTTCTCAGTCCGGCATGGAAATATTAAACAGCGCTAAACACTTGCTTATATTAAGCAGTGCAGGTCTTTTGGTTTTTATTTTACTTGTCCTGTATCTTAGCTATGGGTGGATTATCAGGCGTCCTTTGAAAAGAATTATCGGTACAATTGATGAATTTCAGGCAGGACAGTATAACAGACGTATTAGTCTTAACCGAAAGGATGAGTGGAAACTACTGGCAAACCATTTTAATGCAATGGCCGACAAAATTGAACAAGTACTTGCACAGTATCAGGAACTTAATCTTTCGCTTGAAAAGAAAATACTGGATGCAACACATAATGCGGTTCAGTTGCAAAAAGAGGTTAATCAGCTCCAGCAAATTACCGCCCTTGGCTATTTAACTGCTAATCTGGCTCATGATCTTGGCACGCCACTTCATTCAATAGCAGGAATGGCAAGACTTCTTTTGGAAAGCGGTAACTGGCCGCCTGATGTGGGACGAAAACTGGAGCTTATTGTCCAGCAGACACAAAGACTGGATACGGTAATTCAGAATGTGCGCCGTGCAACCCGTTTACCCGAACCACATTTCGAGACTATATCCATTCCCGAGCTTTTTAATGAAACGCTGCCTTTAGTTGACCCCCTTATATTGAAAGAGGATATACAGTTTAGCGTTACTGTCGAGGAAAATATGCCTCCTCTTCATGTTGACCGTTATCGCTTCCAGATAGCTATACTTAACCTGATAGAAAATGCAGTGGAAGCGATACAAAAGAGAGGTGAAATACATATTTCAGCATCTTCACTGCCTGACGGCAATTTCATTTTAATATCAGTAAAAGATAACGGTTCCGGCATTCCACCGGAATTGATCGAAAAAGTCTGTGAGCCCTTTTTCAGTACTCATAATGATGAAAGAATGCGCGGTCTGGGACTTGCAATAGTAAACGGCATTGTCGCTAAGGTGCATGGAGGACAAATAGAGATAAAAAGTTGCCAGGGTAGCGGAACCGAAGTCATCCTTCATTTTCCTGTTGCAGAAAAAACACCCGGAAAGATTATATCTGATAACTAA
- the asnS gene encoding asparagine--tRNA ligase — translation MKKCKILSLMNSDGSLKGVIISGWVRTKRDSSSFSFIEINDGSCLKNIQIIAEDNLSNYSEIKKLSIGSAVTVYGDLVESKGSGQKWEILANGFEIISIASDSYPLQKKRHTDEYLRTIAHLRPRTNKYGAVFRIRSELSFAVHKFFRDKGFKYIHTPIITGSDCEGAGEMFKVTVADPEKSIKTNNQFDCTQDFFGKPANLTVSGQLSAEMLALSLGDVYTFGPTFRAENSNTRRHAAEFWMIEPEMVFCDINEDMDLGEQTIKYLVDYTLKECKDDIELFGKFVDKELISNLENISSSDFIRLPYEEAVKILTASKEKFEYEVSFGKDLQAEHENYLAGQYFKKPVILYNYPKSIKPFYMRVNDDDKTVAAMDILVPGIGELIGGSQREERLDVLEQRMDECGLLKENYWWYLDSRRYGTVEHSGFGLGFERLLMLVTGIKNIRDVIPFPRTPGSIEF, via the coding sequence ATGAAAAAATGTAAAATTTTATCTTTAATGAATTCCGATGGTTCGCTCAAGGGTGTCATTATTAGCGGGTGGGTAAGAACAAAGCGTGATTCTTCCTCCTTTTCTTTTATTGAAATAAACGATGGCTCATGTTTGAAAAATATTCAGATAATAGCGGAAGATAATCTTAGCAATTACAGCGAGATAAAAAAGCTTTCCATAGGTTCGGCGGTAACTGTATATGGAGATCTTGTCGAATCAAAAGGAAGCGGGCAGAAATGGGAGATTCTGGCAAACGGATTTGAAATAATCAGCATAGCTTCCGATTCATATCCTTTACAGAAAAAACGCCATACAGATGAATATTTGCGTACAATAGCACATTTGCGCCCCCGTACAAATAAATACGGTGCCGTATTTCGTATAAGATCGGAATTATCTTTTGCCGTACACAAGTTTTTCAGGGATAAAGGATTTAAATATATACACACGCCTATTATCACAGGTTCGGACTGTGAGGGCGCAGGCGAAATGTTTAAAGTTACAGTCGCAGATCCTGAAAAATCTATAAAAACCAACAATCAATTTGACTGCACTCAGGATTTTTTCGGAAAGCCTGCAAATCTTACTGTATCCGGTCAGTTGTCCGCAGAGATGCTTGCCCTTTCTCTTGGAGATGTCTATACATTCGGGCCAACTTTTAGAGCTGAAAACTCAAACACAAGAAGACATGCGGCTGAATTCTGGATGATAGAGCCTGAGATGGTTTTTTGCGATATAAATGAAGATATGGATCTTGGCGAACAAACAATTAAATATCTGGTAGATTACACTTTAAAAGAATGCAAGGATGACATAGAATTGTTTGGAAAATTTGTTGATAAGGAACTAATCAGTAATCTCGAAAATATATCCTCATCGGATTTTATACGACTGCCATATGAAGAAGCTGTAAAAATATTAACAGCGTCAAAAGAAAAATTTGAATATGAAGTTTCATTCGGAAAAGACTTACAGGCAGAGCATGAAAATTATCTTGCCGGGCAGTATTTTAAAAAACCGGTAATTTTGTATAACTATCCTAAAAGCATAAAACCGTTTTATATGAGGGTAAACGATGATGATAAAACGGTTGCCGCAATGGATATTCTTGTGCCGGGCATAGGAGAATTAATAGGCGGCAGCCAGCGTGAGGAGCGCCTTGATGTTCTGGAGCAAAGAATGGATGAATGCGGATTGTTGAAGGAAAATTACTGGTGGTATCTTGATTCACGGCGTTACGGCACTGTTGAACACAGTGGTTTCGGACTGGGCTTTGAACGGCTCCTTATGCTTGTAACAGGAATTAAAAACATACGCGATGTAATACCTTTTCCGAGAACACCCGGAAGTATTGAATTCTGA